A region of the Pseudomonas sp. A34-9 genome:
GTGCTTTGACTGGGTGGGACAGGTGTTTTTTGGTCATGGTGGTTTTTCCAGTCAGTGCATTGATTTTCGGTGTCTACCATTGATCGTTCCCATGCTCCGCGTGGGAATGCCGCAATGGACGCTCTGCGTCCGCTGTTGGGACGCGGAACGTCCCGGCTGCATTCCCACGCAGAGCGTGGGAACGATCAGTAAAAAGGATTAGTGGCGATAGTGGGCGCCGGTGTGTTGCTCCGGTAGCTGCGCCTCACCGTGAAACAACTTCTCGCGCAAGCTGCCGGTGTCATACGCAGTCTTGTACGACCCGCGCCGCTGCAGCTCCGGAATCACCAGTTCAATGAAATCGACATAGCTTTCCGGCGTAACGATCCGAGTCAGGTTGAACCCGTCGAGGCCGGTTTCGGCGATCCACGATTCCAGCTCATCCGCCACTTGCTCCGGCGAGCCGACCACCGTGATGTAACGACCACCAAGGGCGTGCTGATCGAGCAATTTGCGCCGGGTCCAGTCGTTGTTCTGCAGGTTTTTGGTCGCCGATTGAATCGCGTTGCTCTTCACGTACTGGATCGGTTCGTCGATCTCGTACTGCGAAAAATCGATGCCGGTCGACGCGGAAAAATGCGCGACGCCGGCCTCGGCGCTGGCGTAGCTGAGATACTCGGCGTGCTTGGCCCAGGCGGCTTGTTCAGTTGCGCCGACAATCACGTTAAGGCCCATGAATACTTTGATGTCCTTAGGATTGCGCCCCGCTTCAACGGCGCTGGCCCGCACTTTGTCGACCTGAACCTTGGTCGATGGCTTGTTCTGACCGCTGATGAACACGCACTCGGCATGGCGCCCGGCGAAGAGCAAACCGCGATCGGAACTGCCCGCCTGAAACAGCACTGGCGTGCGCTGCGGCGACGGTTCGCAAAGGTGATAACCCTCGACCTGATAGAACTCGCCCTTGTGCTCGACCTTGTGCACTTTCTCCGGCTGCGCATAGATGCGCTGCTCACGGTCGTTGAGCACCGCGCCGTTCTCCCAACTGCCTTCCCAGAGTTTGTAGAGCACCTCCAGGTACTCGTCGGCCTGATCGTAGCGACGGTCATGTTCGACCTGTTCGCTCAGACCCATGGCTTTCGCCGCGCTGTCGAGATAGCCGGTGACAATGTTCCAGCCCACGCGACCACGGCTTAAATGATCGAGCGTCGACATGCGGCGGGCGAACAGATACGGCGGCTCGTAAGTGAGGTTGGCGGTGAGGCCGAAGCCGAGGTTTTTGGTCACGGCTGCCATGGCTGAAACCAGCAGCAACGGGTCGTTGACCGGCAACTGGATCGACTCCTTCAGCGGCACGTCGACCGAGTTCTGGTAGACGTCGTACACGCCGACGATGTCGGCGATGAACAAGCCGTCGAATAGCCCGCGTTCCAGCAATTGCGCCAGTTCCGTCCAGTATTCGAGGGTGTTGTAGCGCGTCGAGGTGTCGCGTGGATG
Encoded here:
- a CDS encoding LLM class flavin-dependent oxidoreductase, with product MSAAKKKILLNAFNMNCIGHINHGLWTHPRDTSTRYNTLEYWTELAQLLERGLFDGLFIADIVGVYDVYQNSVDVPLKESIQLPVNDPLLLVSAMAAVTKNLGFGLTANLTYEPPYLFARRMSTLDHLSRGRVGWNIVTGYLDSAAKAMGLSEQVEHDRRYDQADEYLEVLYKLWEGSWENGAVLNDREQRIYAQPEKVHKVEHKGEFYQVEGYHLCEPSPQRTPVLFQAGSSDRGLLFAGRHAECVFISGQNKPSTKVQVDKVRASAVEAGRNPKDIKVFMGLNVIVGATEQAAWAKHAEYLSYASAEAGVAHFSASTGIDFSQYEIDEPIQYVKSNAIQSATKNLQNNDWTRRKLLDQHALGGRYITVVGSPEQVADELESWIAETGLDGFNLTRIVTPESYVDFIELVIPELQRRGSYKTAYDTGSLREKLFHGEAQLPEQHTGAHYRH